The stretch of DNA TGACGATAACAGCTGCGACGCGGTCGGAGCTGGATAGAGCCATTACTCTTCTCCCTTTTCCAGTCGGGACATGAGGCGTCGAACGTGGTCGCCGGCACCCTTTCCTTCGTATGCCTCCACGATATCGGGGATCGAACCGGCTTGTCGGATCGTGCCGTGATCGACCCAGAGGGCGGTGTCGCAGAGCTGGGCGAGGAAGTCGTTCGAGTGGGAGGCGAAGACCAGAATGCCGGATCGCTGCACGAGCTCTTGCAAGCGGGTGCGGGCCTTGGCCATGAAGGCGGCGTCGACGGCGCCGATGCCTTCGTCGAGAAGCAAAATTTCGGGCTCGATCGACGTGACCACGCCGAGGGCGAGGCGGATGCGCATGCCGGTGGAGTAGGTGCGCAGTGGCATGGAGAGGTATTCGCCCAGCTCAGAGAAGTCAGCGATTTCGTCCATCTTGGCGCGCATCTGCTTGCGGGTCTGGCCGAGGAAGAGGCCGCGGATGATGATGTTTTCGTAACCCGAGATCTCCGGGTCCATGCCCACACCCAGGTCAAAGACCGGGGCAACGCGGCCACGGATGTGTGCGGAGCCGCGGGTGGGCTCGTAGATGCCGGAGAGCAAGCGGAGCAGGGTGGACTTGCCGGCGCCGTTGTGGCCGACGAGGCCGACGCGGTCACCTTCGCGCAGGTGGAGGTTCACGTCCCGCAGCGCCTCCACGACCACGGTGTTGTTGGCATTGCGGCCGATGGCGCCGCCAGCGGCACCGAGGAAGGCCTTCTTCATGGAGCGGGACTTGGCGTCGAAAATAGGGAAGTCGACGCAGGCGTTATACGTATCAATGGAAACCATCTTTTTCCAGCTCCTAAACCCAGTAGCTGACGCGGTAGCGCCATTGTTTCATGGCCAGCAACGCCAGCCCAAGGCCAACAAAGGTGCACCCGAGCACCACATACCAGTGGTAAGCCGGCAGCGGAGCGCCAATCAACGGCGCGCGCACCACTTCCATGTAGTGGTACAGCGGGTTCAGCTCAACGATCCGGGCGCGCGTGTGCATCTCGGGGCCCGCGTCCCGCAGGGTAGCAGTGGTCCACACGATTGGAGTGACATAGAACAGCAGCTGCACTAGGGCTTCGAGCAGGGGCGCGACATCGCGGTAGCGCGTGGCGATGATCCCGAAGAACATCGCCACCCACACGCCGTTGACAACGAGGAGGATCAGCGCCGGGATCGCCAGCAGCAGGTCCCATCCGAGGGGACGTGGGAAGATCAGCATCAAAACCAGCCAGATCACCATGTTGTGAGCCAGGAACAGAGTTTGGCGCCACACGAGTCGGTACACATGCACCGACAGGGCCGAAGGTAGCTGCTTAATCAAGCCTTCGTTGTCGATAAAGATGTCCGAGCCTTCTTTGATCGCCCCGGAGATAAAGCCCCACATCACGAGGCCGACGGTCACGTGCGGCAGGAACTCCGCCAGCGGGATCTTGAAGAGCAAGGAGTACAGCAATCCCAGGGCAAGTGCCATCACACCAGTGGCAATGGTGATCCATAGTGGGCCCAATACCGAACGCTTGTAGCGTTGCTTGATGTCCTGCCACCCGAGCTGTAACCACAGCTCACGCTGGTTAAACCCGCGTACGAGGTCTGCCCACGCCGCAGCGAAGGTTTGGGACTGGGAAGGGGGAGAGTCGATGTCGTCGACACGCGTTATGCGTGCACATTTCTCGGCAACGGTTTCCCCGGGAGCGCTAGCTTTTTCTGACACTCCTATGAGCCTAGTGGGGAGGCTATGCTTAGCGTGGTAAGCGGTGGCCGAAACGTGGTTATATTGTTGGGTCACCCGTCGGGATCGATAGCTGGACAGGAGAGGTTCATGGTCTTTGATGTCGCATACGCGCGAGGGTTGTACGTCTCGCTGAGCGACGGCTGGACCTACCTCAACGCCCACGATCGAGCGCAAATCCCGGAGCGAGTCTCGTCAGCGGTGTCTTCCGCGTTCCGATCTTCTGGCCTCCTGATGGATCAAGCCCCCCTGACGGGTACACATGGCCGCCAGCCCGAGGTCGGTGAGACCGTCGGGCTACAACATGTGGCGTCGGCGCGGGTCGCTGTCGCCGATCTGGTGGGGGCGACGCCCGACCGGGTGGTGTTGGGGCCGAGCAAAGAGGTGCTGCTGCGCAACCTTGCCGAGGCAATGCGCCCCCGACTCCGCAGGAGCACCCAAACCGTCCTCACGCGTGTCGACGATGTCCTGGTCACCAGCCCGTTTTCCACCACGGATTCCGCGGTTGTGTGGGCCGAACCTGACCTTGGCACGGGCGAACTGCCGAGTTGGCAGTTCAACAAGCTTGTCGACGGCTCCACCCGGCTCGTCGTGATCCCTGCGGCTCACCCCTACCTCGGCACCGTCACGGATGTGGCGGCTATCTCCGAGATTGTGCAGGAAAAGTCCCGGGCCTGGCTGCTTGTAGACGCCAGCGCATATGCCCCGTACCGCAGCATCGATATGGATGCCTGGGGTGCGGACATCGTGGTCGTCGAGTTTTCCCCGATGGGCGGGCCTGCGATGGCAGCACTTGTATTTAGGGACACCACCATGTTCCCGCTGCTAGCCGCGGTCAACCCGTTGGCGGACCCTGCCTCGGCGCTGAAATTGGAGTTGGGTAGAAATTCCGCAGGTTTGGCCGGTGGCGTCACCGCAATTGTGGAGCACTATTCGATCCTCGATGAACGCCTCGGCGGGACTCGAGCTACCCGTTTGCGCCGGTCATTTGCAGGTTTGGAAAGGCACGGCCGCGAGCTCACGCGCCACTTGATCAATTCTCTGCAGGGACTGCCCAAGGTGCACATCCTTGGCGTTAGTGGCGAGGCGGCAGGATCGGGGGCAGCGAAGCTGGATCGCATCCCACGGCTGTCTTTCCTGGTGACCGGCGTGCCGGCCGCGACTGTGCATCGACGCCTATTGACCAATGGTCTGGTCACTACCCTCAGCCCGTGCAACCCGCTGCTAGAAGCGATGGGCGTTTTTGACGGCGGGGGAGCCATCACGATTTCGTTGTCCCCCTTCAACACCCTCGGGGACATCGATCAGTTGACTCGCGTGCTCGCTTCCCTGGCTTAGCCTGATTTTTGCCGACCGCTGTACGCGCATCCACCAGGTCAGGGCTACTCCGAGCATCACTACGAGCAAGATGTTGCGGGTGACCAGTGGCACGACACCATCGAATCGCACTACTCCGCCAATGAGGTCGCCGTAGTGCTTCGGGAAAACCAAATAGGTGAGGTAGGAGCACAACACGCTGAGGCCCGCGAGCAGGTTGAGGATCTTGTCCCGCGACCGGCTCAGCGCCACCGCCAGCAACGGCCCCAGCCACGTAAGGTATTGCGGCGACAGCACCTTATTGGTCACGAGCAGCGCCAACACCAACACCACGGCCAGCGCCATTGACTCTTGCGGATCCCAAGGCCGCCCCACCAAGCGTCGAACGACCTCCAGCGCTGCGAGCAGCACCACCGCGTACAGGGCGTAGGAGGCCACCCGCTCGCCAACCGCTACGCCGGGGCCGGTGATCTCAAAGCTTTTCGACGCCGCGTAGCTCAACTGGTAGCTGCCATGTTTAAATCCTTCCATGAGCATGAAAGGGGTGGCTGCCACCGACTCAATCTGCAGGCCACGCACATTCTGGTAGTCCAGCGGCGACAACAACCGATCTAGTCCTTGAGTAAGGACAGTAAAACCAGCCAACGCCAGCAGCGACACCCCAAAAGCGCCAATCCGAACCCAAGTGGCAAGCTGGCGAGCTGGCCCGACGAGCGAGGTGGCGAGCACCCCCGGCCACAGCTTCATGGCGGTAGCTAGCGCCAACAAGAAGCTCGAGAACCGCGGATGCGAGACGAGGAAAACCGCGAACAGCCCTACCAGCATGCCGGGAACGAGATCGAGACGCGAGATGAAAATTGGGCCTGAGACCAGGCCGAACAGTACCCAGAACCACGATCCGCGCCAGTGTTTGCCTCGCATCAGGGCGAGGAGGAAGATGGCGTCGAGAAGCAGGACGAAGCCGGTGTAGGTTGAGTTGGCAGGCCAGCCGGTGGCGTCGATAATGCGGGAGAGCGGGCGGAGGATCCACAGGTTGGCCTCCGGGTATTCGCGCAAGGCGGGTTTGCCGTGTGCCTTGTTGATGATCTCGGAGAAGTAGTAGGAGACATCGCCGAAGATCCAATCGCGGCGGTGGAACGCCTCACGGACGATCAACCAGCGGGTCACCGCCCATGCCAACAAAAGCAGCGGGTACTGAAGGATTGTGCGCACCCGAACTAGCTTAGGCGACGCTGAGGACGATTTTGCCCGTGACGTCGCCGTTTGCGAGAAGTTCGTGCGCCCTGGCGGCTTCTGCAAGCGGAAGCGTCGTGTGGAGTTGGTGCTTGATGCGGCCGTCGACAAGCAGGGGCCAGACTAGGCGTTCGGTGTCGGCGACGATGCGGGCCTTATCTGCCAAGTCGCGGGCGCGCAGGGCCGTGGCGGAAACGCTGCCGCGTTTGGAAAGCAAGCGGCCGATATTGAGTTCGCCCTTCACCCCGCCTTGCATGCCAATGATGACGAGGTGGCCATCCATCGCGAGGGCCCGCACATTCTGATCGAGATACTTCGCGCCCATGATGTCCAAAATGACGTTGCATTTGTTTTTGAGTAGCTCCGCGAAGTCCTCCTCGCGATAGTTGATGAGGATGTCCGCCCCGAGCTGTCGACAAAATTCCAGCTTTTCCGCACTGCCCGCAGTCACCGCGACCGTTGCCCCCAGAGCCTTCGCGTACTGGATGGCGAAGCTACCGATGCCACCAGCACCACCGTGGACCAAAAGGGTGTCGCCAGACTTGAGTCCCGCTAGCTGCATATTTGAGACGACTGTGCAGGCAACCTCGACGATGCTCGCCACTTCAGCGGGAGACCAGCCGGAAGGAAAGCTCAACAGTTGCCCCTCCGGCACCGCGACGTACTCGGCATAGCCGCCTCCAGCGAGTAGGCAACCCACAGGAGTGCCAGGTTGTTGGTTGGTGGAGCCCGCGTCCACGATCACGCCTGCACATTCCAGGCCCATAATTTCGCTTGCGCCGGGCGGTGGTGGGTAATGTCCCGCGGCCTGCAGCAAGTCACCGCGATTAACGCCGGCGGCTTGCACCCGCACCAAGACCTCGCCTTCACGAAGCGTAGGGGTCGGGACTTCTTGCAGCTCAAGCGAAGTTTTGTCCTGAGGATCAGTGAGCCTGATCGCACGCATGGAAGCGGGAATTTCGCTAAAAGTGTTCGTGGTCATGACACTAGGCTAGGGCAAAATAGCGCTTCCGGCGCACGATCAGTTATTATTCTTCCATTGCGTTTTCGTTGGGTGAGCCATGTGGCACTAATTCCTGATGAAACGTAAGTGCCTGTATGTGCCACCGCAGTGGCGCGGCTAGGTAGTTGGAAGTGTGGCAGAGCGGCCGAATGCACTGGTCTTGAAAACCAGCGATAGGAAACTATCCGGGGGTTCAAATCCCTCCACTTCCGCAGTTGCGAAAGCCCCGTGATTCCGATTCAGGTCGGTGTCACGGGGCTTCGTGGTTTTGGGGTAACGGTGAGCCAAGTAGCGGGTTAAGTAAAGAAAAGTGTGTCCGGTCGGGGTGTCGTCGGCGGTGCGGGTTTGCTGCACAAGTGCTATGTCGTCGCTTCGGCGTAGTCTGACTACGTAGAGCAGCGTTTTTTAGTGAATAAAATCCCACAGCGGTAGTCCGACTACACCGAAGTGACGACATCGAGCGGGCTACGGCTCCCAGACCACAGTAAATACTGGCTTCAGGCCCACAACGCTGCGGAAATCACGCAGCAGAGACACACTTTTCTTTACTTACCCCAAGTAGCCACGGAATGCGCCTCATTTTTGGGCAATCTCAAAGGCAATCGGACGCCTGGAGCGCAGACGCTCAGCGCCCTGCGTCCCGCACGTGCTCTAGCGCTCGAGAATCGTGTCTGCCTCGTCGGGGAAGAACATCTTGTAGGTCACGCCTGCGATCGCAGCGCCGAGTAGCGGGGCGACAAAGAATGCCCAGACCTGCGTTAATGGTTCGGCACCTGCGTAGACGGCCACGCCGAGGGAGCGCGCAGGGTTGACGGAAGTGTTGGAGATAGGAATCGAAACGAGGTGGATCAGGGTCAGCCCCAGCCCGATGGCGATGGGGGCGAAGCCTTCTGGTGCGCGTCGATCAGTAGAGCCCAGGATGATGTAGAGGAAAATTGCCGTCAGAACAGTTTCGGCGATCAGGACCGCAACCAGCGAGTATCCATTAGGGGACAGGTCGCCGTAGCCGTTTGTTGCGAAACCGGACTCCGCTGCGGAAAAGCCCTGCTTGCCGGAGGCGATAGCGTACAGCACGCCACCTGCGGCGATGCCTGCGACGAGTTGGGTGATCCAGTAGGGGAGGACCGACTTGGCGTCGATACGCCCGGCGAGGAAAGCGCCGAGCGTGACTGCTGGGTTGAAGTGGCCGCCCGAGATGTGGCCGACGGCGTAAGCCATGGTCAGTACGGTGAGGCCGAACGCGAGCGAGACGCCGACGAAACCGATGCCCATGTTGACGGCTTTGTCGTCGGTAAGGACGGATGCAGCGAACACCGCGGAGCCGCAGCCACCAAACACGAGCACAAAGGTGCCGAGCAACTCAGCCAACAGCCGAGCAGAAAGTTTTGAATGCATGTGACCCACGCTACCTGTCCCCGGCCAAAACCGCTCTCAGAAGCAAGCTTATCGACGCCTGCCTCGCCTCGAATCGCCACGCCGAGGGCACGATAATCTGAGGATTTGGGAGTTAGCGCGTTGCCTGGGTAAGATACCAAAAGGTTTTCGTGCGATCTGTTCGCAGCTCGATCGATAACTGTGGAGATGTGCCAGAGTGGCCGAATGGGGCTCCCTGCTAAGGAGTTGTCCCTCCGGGGACCGCAGGTTCAAATCCTGTCATCTCCGCTCACTTCCGATTTTCGAATCGGGAGGGTTTCACCGGGCCTGGTGGAATTTGCGCCCGTAGCTCAACGGATAGAGCATCTGACTACGGATCAGAAGGTTGGGGGTTCGAATCCCTCCGGGCGCACAAGCGAAAATGTGTCACTACCTCACTAAACACTGATCTTTGCAGTGTGGCGGGGTGGTGATTTTTCATTGGTGGCTCACAAAGTGTCGCACGCGGTCTTCGGTGCATATTCCGGCTGCTATCGCACTGTGGTGAGTTGCGGCAGGTCAAAGGTTCTCAGGCGGGACGAGGAAACACCGTGCGCCCATCGGATGGCTGGGGTTGATTTTGTCCTCCCCCTGGATCTTGGCAGAGTTAGCGCACTTGACCAGCTAGTTTGCTTAATCTTAACCTGGGTGTGTAGAGTAACTCTTCGTTGCAAAGCGCACCGCACGGTGTGAAGCGAACAATGCGCCCGTAGCTCAACGGATAGAGCATCTGACTACGGATCAGAAGGTTGGGGGTTCGAATCCCTCCGGGCGCACCAGCAAAGACCCAGGTAAACACACTGTTTGCCTGGGTCTTTTTCGTGTTTCTGGGTGTGCGACACTGTTGCGAGTTGTTGCAGGTCGTTGGTTCTCAAACGGCACGTAGACGGAACATAGAGGGAACGGATACGGAACGAGAATAGGCGCTGAAATATCGCTGAGTTTGTTGCGTTGGAAGGATATAGTGCTGATTAGGAAGGAGGCGAGCAGTTTTGGCAGTCGAAGTTACAATTCATCCGGAAGTTCTGGAATGGGCATTGAAGCGGTCGGGGCTATCTGAAAATGAGGTCGAGAAACGATTCCCCAAGTTGGAGGAATGGAAGTCAGGTACGAAGAAGCCCACGCTTCCACAAGCTAAGAAAATTGCGGAAGCTGCTCGTCTCCCGCTTGGCCGGCTCCTTCTGTCAGTCCCGACCCCGGATGAAATTGCGATCCCGGACTTCCGTACTGTTCGCAATGCCAAGGTTGATTCGTTCGGAGCCAATCTTCGCGAGGTGATTCAATCCGCAGAACAGCGTCTCGGCTGGTACGCGGAATATGCCTCCGAAATTGGAATGGAGCCACCCGAGGTTCTCGGCATCGTATCGCCGTCTACGTCACCTAAGGAAGCCGCTGAAATCGTTCGAGAGGCGCTGGGATGGGATTCCATGGGCCACCCTAAGGGGGTGGATAAGGTTATGGACCTGGTTAACCGGATGGAAGATCATGGTCTTCTCGTAATGCGAAATTCCATTGTTGGAAATTCGACTGCACGGCGACTGGACATACACGAATTCCGAGGATTTACTCTTCGTGAAGGATCATATGCGCTGGTATTTGTAAACTCATCTGATAGTAAGACGGCCCAGCTTTTCAGTCTCGCTCATGAGCTGGGACACGTTGCGATGGCAGCTCCAGGGCTGTCTGGTGACCAAGGAAAGAGCAATGCCGTCGAGCAGTGGTGCAACAAATTTGCTGCGGCTCTATTGATCCCAGAGACGGCCATCAGGAAAGTGTCATTTGATATTGAGAGCCTGGAAGGGCAGCTTGCAGCGACTGCAGTCAAATTTGGCGTAAGCAAAGAAGCATTGCTTTGGCGTCTAGTCGAACTGAAATTGGTCCAAAAGGCCGATGCTGACCGAGTTGTTGGCCTAATTAAGGGCGAGAATGTTGTGCAAAAGGCTAAAACAAATGGTGCACCACCGTTTTCCGTTTTGGTACGTTCACGGGTTGGACGCAGATTTCTAAGTACTGTTACCGAGGCAGCGCTCTCAGGTGACCTGCCAGAACCTACAGCTGCTGAATTCTTGGGGATCCGAAACAAGAAGACTCTGCAAAAGGTTATGGCCTTCGTGGATGAGGCCGTTTAGTATGTACCTAATTGATTCGAATATTGTGATTGGTACATGGAATACTTATCCACCCGAGATTTTTCGGACGTTATGGACTGAGTTCGCTGATCTCATTCCGGGTGGTGATTTGTACTTCCACAAGGAAGTGAAAAAAGAGCTAACCGCTTGGTCTTCTGAGCAGAGCGATTGGTTCACCAACAATGTCCCTGATGATAGGGTGCTAGAGCCAACTCAGTCTGAAGTCGAGAAGTACATCGAAGTGTCACAGTGGGCGCAGCTTGAGAGAATTCCGAAGTTTAAGCAGAAGGCAGTGGATGATTTTCTCAATGTTGCAGACTCGTGGCTTGTGGCTTGCGCCATGGCTCATGGCGCAACCATTGTTTCCGACGAGAAACCTGCGCCTCAAAGCACTTCAAGAGTGAAGTTGCCGGATGCTGCTGCACATTTTGACGTGGCGTATTTGGATTTCTTGGGATTTCTCAGGGTGAAGAATCTATCATTCTGATAAATTACCTCTTAACCAATCACCTTGAACCGCGCCCGCCCGCGCTCCGCCTCCGACATCTCCCGCGACGCCACTTCGGATGCCAGGCGCTCCCGTCCCTTTGCTATGAGCGCGTCCACCGCATTGCGGTGGAGGGGGTCTTTTTCAGGCCTGGGAATAATTAGCGCTCCGCGCGGTGTCGCTTGTGTCAGCCTAAACAGGATGAATGACACCTATGCGGCTCGAAGTTTGAAAAGCCGTAGTTCGGCGGTCTTTCGCTTTAGTCACTGATTGGCGTAGACCTACGCCTGCTAATTCATGCGTCTCCGATATGAAATTGAAATGTTTATTCACTTGTGCGGAGTTTCTAGCTCGCTACAATGGGCTCTGGTATTGACAAAGGAAGCCGATAGTGGAGCTATGATTGGGGCGTTTTGAAGAAATATTTTGCATCGGCGATGGTGCTCGCCACTACTCTAGTTGGAGTACCGGCCCAGGCCGCCTCTAACTTGGCAGACAGCAAAGCCCCTAATCAGATCTCGAATCAATCGGAGGAAACCCCGAAATTCAATATTGATCAGGCGGGCGAACTGGGGTATACGGCGCACGTGGAAAACGCCAAAGCTACTCAAAACCAAGATGGGACCGTTTTAATCACCAACGCACAAGGAGAAACAGTAGGTTTTCTCAAGCCTCAAATCGAAACTGTCTCTGGAACTACCCACAAGGTTTCTTACAGCGTTAGCGGCAATCAAGTAAAGGCTACCTACTCCGATCGCCTAGTTCCCATTGTTAATAACGGAGACAGAGGTGCGGATGAAAACTTTGACTGTGCTGTCGGTGCAACAGCTACTGTTGCAGGGGCACTCGTAGCAGGCGGCACCGTTGTTACGGCTGCTCCAACTTTCGGTGGTTCACTCCTCGTCGGGGGAGCGATACTTGGGTCTCTAGCAACAGCGGCAGCGGGAGGTAAAGCCTGTGCAGAAGCAGCCAACGCGTAAAGGTTCCGATTCCATAAATCCTATCCACATTGTGTTGATCGGGCTAGTAGCAGCAATTCTTGCTAGTTTTACTACCGCATACTATGTGGCTGTGGGAGAACAATTCTCAATACGGTTCATGCTCAGCCTCGGTATCTTACTCGGTGCGATAGCGCTAGTCGTCGTAGGACAAAAGCGCAGGGTAGACCAAGGGCGATGTCGCAAAACCCGGTGACTTGAAAAGTGGTGATAGCTCAGCGTGTGACGAGGATCTGTGACCTTACTGGCTGCAAAGTCGCTTCTAATGCCCCTAGCCATTTAGGCCCATGTGTCCGATTTGAATTCCTGATTGGACAGGTGATTACGATGTTGAGCTGTATCCCAGTTGGGATTAGTGAAGGGCCATGAGGGAACATTAAGGGGGAAGGCAAAGCTAGAAGGCCATTCCATTTTGACTACGGATCAGAAGGTTGGGGGTTCGAATCCCTCCGGGCGCACAGTTGTGAAAGTCCCGAAACACCGAATGCGGTTGGTGTTTCGGGACTTTCTGCGTTGCTATCTAGAACGCCGGGTGCCGTTCAGCTTGTTCAGTTTTGCGGGCAGCTTCAAAGGCAATCGACAAGCGCTAGCCACACGCAAAACGAACGCAACCCCTAAAACACCTCGATGCGCGCTCCCAGCCCTTCGGCTTGCTCAAGTGTGGACAGCCACCCCGCTGCACCAGGGTGTAGTCGCAGTACAGGGCGTGCGGAAATCCCCAGCGGGCTTGTCCCGGAGCGGGCTTCGTATCGGATCCGTGAGCGGTATCCAGCGTCGATGAGTTCGCTGAGTGATTTTTCGGGGGAGGAGAGGTGGGCGCGGGCGTCGTCGAGAAGCTTGCGGGCTTCGTCGAGGGCGACGAGCAGGGCGTCCCGGTTGGTTTCGCACATGGCTTGCACGAGCGAGGGGTTCGTGCCGGCCACTCGGGTGCCGTCGCGGAAGGAGCCGGCGGCGAGGGAGAGGGCGAGGGCGCCGCCGTTGTCGCCGACGATCGCGAGCGTTTCGGCGAGGATGTGCGGCAGGTGGGAGATGCGGGCGACGGCTTCGTCGTGGGTGGCTACGCGCGCGGGGATGACTTCGGCGCCGACGGATGCGGCCATCGTGACGACGTCGAGCCACAGTTTTAGCCAGTCCTCGCTGGGGTCTTCGTAGGCGTGGTCGAAGGTGATGACCCAGGCGGCGCCACGGAAAAGATCATTCTGGGAGGCAGTCCATCCGGAGTCTGCGGTGCCGGCCATGGGGTGCCCGCCGACGTAGCGGTCGGTCATGCCTCGCGAGCGAACCAAGTCGTAGACCTCGCCTTTCACGCTGACGACGTCGGTGAATCCGCAGTTCGGGGCGTGTTCGTTGAGGGCGTCGAGGAGCGTGGGGAGTGCGGGCATGGGGGTGGCAAGCACGATGAGAGCGTCGTCGGTGGCGGCGCGCTGCAGGGTGGCGACGAGGTCGCCAGAGACGTCGAACCCCTCTTTCGCGGCCGCGGATGCGCCGGAGGGGGAGCGGTTGAATCCATAGACGGTGGTTGTCGTGGTGGCGAGGTCGCGCAAGAGCGAGCCGCCGATGAGGCCAAGGCCGAGGATGCAAACGGGTCGAGAAATCTTATGGATCGTCACCTGTTAAGTGTGGCACAACTACCCCAAAAAAGACTACGGTTACAGGTTATGAGCACCAATGATGAGCAGAGCTTCGCCGTAACCGTCACGGCCATCGACGGCAAGTGGCGCGTCGCGGAATTCGACGACTCCCTCGCC from Corynebacterium epidermidicanis encodes:
- a CDS encoding NAD(P)H-quinone oxidoreductase, with product MRAIRLTDPQDKTSLELQEVPTPTLREGEVLVRVQAAGVNRGDLLQAAGHYPPPPGASEIMGLECAGVIVDAGSTNQQPGTPVGCLLAGGGYAEYVAVPEGQLLSFPSGWSPAEVASIVEVACTVVSNMQLAGLKSGDTLLVHGGAGGIGSFAIQYAKALGATVAVTAGSAEKLEFCRQLGADILINYREEDFAELLKNKCNVILDIMGAKYLDQNVRALAMDGHLVIIGMQGGVKGELNIGRLLSKRGSVSATALRARDLADKARIVADTERLVWPLLVDGRIKHQLHTTLPLAEAARAHELLANGDVTGKIVLSVA
- the aqpZ gene encoding aquaporin Z, which encodes MHSKLSARLLAELLGTFVLVFGGCGSAVFAASVLTDDKAVNMGIGFVGVSLAFGLTVLTMAYAVGHISGGHFNPAVTLGAFLAGRIDAKSVLPYWITQLVAGIAAGGVLYAIASGKQGFSAAESGFATNGYGDLSPNGYSLVAVLIAETVLTAIFLYIILGSTDRRAPEGFAPIAIGLGLTLIHLVSIPISNTSVNPARSLGVAVYAGAEPLTQVWAFFVAPLLGAAIAGVTYKMFFPDEADTILER
- a CDS encoding ImmA/IrrE family metallo-endopeptidase, which translates into the protein MAVEVTIHPEVLEWALKRSGLSENEVEKRFPKLEEWKSGTKKPTLPQAKKIAEAARLPLGRLLLSVPTPDEIAIPDFRTVRNAKVDSFGANLREVIQSAEQRLGWYAEYASEIGMEPPEVLGIVSPSTSPKEAAEIVREALGWDSMGHPKGVDKVMDLVNRMEDHGLLVMRNSIVGNSTARRLDIHEFRGFTLREGSYALVFVNSSDSKTAQLFSLAHELGHVAMAAPGLSGDQGKSNAVEQWCNKFAAALLIPETAIRKVSFDIESLEGQLAATAVKFGVSKEALLWRLVELKLVQKADADRVVGLIKGENVVQKAKTNGAPPFSVLVRSRVGRRFLSTVTEAALSGDLPEPTAAEFLGIRNKKTLQKVMAFVDEAV
- a CDS encoding prephenate dehydrogenase, coding for MTIHKISRPVCILGLGLIGGSLLRDLATTTTTVYGFNRSPSGASAAAKEGFDVSGDLVATLQRAATDDALIVLATPMPALPTLLDALNEHAPNCGFTDVVSVKGEVYDLVRSRGMTDRYVGGHPMAGTADSGWTASQNDLFRGAAWVITFDHAYEDPSEDWLKLWLDVVTMAASVGAEVIPARVATHDEAVARISHLPHILAETLAIVGDNGGALALSLAAGSFRDGTRVAGTNPSLVQAMCETNRDALLVALDEARKLLDDARAHLSSPEKSLSELIDAGYRSRIRYEARSGTSPLGISARPVLRLHPGAAGWLSTLEQAEGLGARIEVF
- the wzt gene encoding galactan export ABC transporter ATP-binding subunit Wzt/RfbE, with amino-acid sequence MVSIDTYNACVDFPIFDAKSRSMKKAFLGAAGGAIGRNANNTVVVEALRDVNLHLREGDRVGLVGHNGAGKSTLLRLLSGIYEPTRGSAHIRGRVAPVFDLGVGMDPEISGYENIIIRGLFLGQTRKQMRAKMDEIADFSELGEYLSMPLRTYSTGMRIRLALGVVTSIEPEILLLDEGIGAVDAAFMAKARTRLQELVQRSGILVFASHSNDFLAQLCDTALWVDHGTIRQAGSIPDIVEAYEGKGAGDHVRRLMSRLEKGEE
- the wzm gene encoding galactan export ABC transporter permease subunit Wzm/RfbD, yielding MSEKASAPGETVAEKCARITRVDDIDSPPSQSQTFAAAWADLVRGFNQRELWLQLGWQDIKQRYKRSVLGPLWITIATGVMALALGLLYSLLFKIPLAEFLPHVTVGLVMWGFISGAIKEGSDIFIDNEGLIKQLPSALSVHVYRLVWRQTLFLAHNMVIWLVLMLIFPRPLGWDLLLAIPALILLVVNGVWVAMFFGIIATRYRDVAPLLEALVQLLFYVTPIVWTTATLRDAGPEMHTRARIVELNPLYHYMEVVRAPLIGAPLPAYHWYVVLGCTFVGLGLALLAMKQWRYRVSYWV
- a CDS encoding DUF4411 family protein — protein: MYLIDSNIVIGTWNTYPPEIFRTLWTEFADLIPGGDLYFHKEVKKELTAWSSEQSDWFTNNVPDDRVLEPTQSEVEKYIEVSQWAQLERIPKFKQKAVDDFLNVADSWLVACAMAHGATIVSDEKPAPQSTSRVKLPDAAAHFDVAYLDFLGFLRVKNLSF
- a CDS encoding aminotransferase class V-fold PLP-dependent enzyme, whose amino-acid sequence is MVFDVAYARGLYVSLSDGWTYLNAHDRAQIPERVSSAVSSAFRSSGLLMDQAPLTGTHGRQPEVGETVGLQHVASARVAVADLVGATPDRVVLGPSKEVLLRNLAEAMRPRLRRSTQTVLTRVDDVLVTSPFSTTDSAVVWAEPDLGTGELPSWQFNKLVDGSTRLVVIPAAHPYLGTVTDVAAISEIVQEKSRAWLLVDASAYAPYRSIDMDAWGADIVVVEFSPMGGPAMAALVFRDTTMFPLLAAVNPLADPASALKLELGRNSAGLAGGVTAIVEHYSILDERLGGTRATRLRRSFAGLERHGRELTRHLINSLQGLPKVHILGVSGEAAGSGAAKLDRIPRLSFLVTGVPAATVHRRLLTNGLVTTLSPCNPLLEAMGVFDGGGAITISLSPFNTLGDIDQLTRVLASLA